One segment of Zhihengliuella halotolerans DNA contains the following:
- a CDS encoding amidase: MHIEEYTVRQLRETVLSGELSAREAAAAHLDRIADSNAELGAFVKVTADLAMTTAARLDRSWASAPAAARRARLGALHGVPVAWKDLWDVAGVATMRGTAAFEPVVAEANSAVVDQIHAHGAVSLGKTQVPEFGLACYSENLISPPSRNPLDPTLTSGGSSGGSAAAVTAGMLPGAIGSDAGGSIRIPASACGLVGLKPGYGVVPADLRAARALDPDAEKRAGAFYVTRTNAPRMAVSGPIARDAADAGALFDALMGSSRPSGAGRFEEAALSHDPGRFAPVLRAQDDRNDPGPRTGRPLRVGVSTASPFESAYPISLSPESREALDAAVTALETAGHEVEEARMAYDPRYPDSFYTTWTSGLTDIPLGAGAEARLGVLARDFRTAALARDEATTRSAANILLGIARDFRTQWGAYDVVLTPAMASTPPPVGYFTGDAGAPHDGDTDYRLQCQYTPFTSMVNVSQLPAIAVPTLTTVAGLSMGVQFIGRAGSEAQLLALAAQLEPHFDASPFSPPIGVA, translated from the coding sequence ATGCACATCGAGGAATACACGGTCCGCCAGTTGCGCGAGACCGTGCTCTCGGGAGAACTCTCCGCCCGCGAGGCGGCGGCCGCCCACCTAGACCGCATTGCCGACTCCAACGCGGAGCTCGGCGCCTTCGTAAAGGTCACCGCGGATCTCGCGATGACGACGGCGGCGCGGCTGGACCGCTCGTGGGCGTCCGCTCCGGCCGCCGCCCGACGCGCCCGGCTCGGTGCCCTGCACGGGGTCCCGGTCGCCTGGAAGGACCTGTGGGATGTCGCCGGGGTGGCGACGATGCGCGGGACCGCTGCGTTCGAACCGGTCGTCGCGGAAGCGAACTCCGCTGTCGTCGACCAGATCCACGCGCACGGAGCGGTGAGTCTGGGCAAGACGCAGGTCCCGGAATTTGGCCTGGCCTGCTACTCGGAGAATCTCATCTCCCCGCCATCACGGAATCCGCTGGACCCGACGCTGACCTCGGGCGGCTCGAGCGGCGGCAGCGCGGCGGCCGTCACGGCGGGTATGCTGCCGGGCGCGATCGGATCCGACGCCGGCGGCAGCATCCGCATCCCGGCCTCGGCGTGCGGGCTGGTCGGACTCAAGCCGGGATACGGCGTCGTGCCGGCGGACCTGCGCGCGGCGCGCGCACTGGACCCGGACGCCGAGAAGCGGGCCGGGGCGTTCTACGTGACGCGCACGAACGCGCCGCGCATGGCGGTCTCCGGTCCGATCGCCCGCGACGCCGCCGACGCCGGGGCCCTGTTCGACGCCCTCATGGGCTCGAGCCGCCCCAGCGGCGCGGGCCGCTTCGAGGAGGCCGCCCTCTCTCACGACCCGGGCCGCTTCGCCCCGGTGTTGCGGGCTCAGGACGACCGGAACGATCCGGGCCCGCGGACCGGGCGCCCACTGCGCGTCGGCGTCTCGACGGCGAGCCCCTTCGAGTCCGCCTACCCGATCAGCCTCTCCCCCGAGTCCCGTGAGGCGCTTGACGCGGCCGTCACGGCCCTGGAGACGGCGGGGCACGAGGTTGAGGAGGCCCGAATGGCCTACGACCCGCGCTACCCCGACTCCTTCTACACGACCTGGACCTCGGGCCTGACGGACATTCCGCTCGGCGCGGGCGCGGAGGCCAGACTCGGCGTGCTCGCCCGCGACTTCCGCACCGCCGCCCTCGCGCGCGACGAGGCGACGACCCGCTCTGCCGCCAACATCCTGCTGGGCATCGCCCGGGACTTCCGGACGCAGTGGGGCGCGTACGACGTCGTGCTGACGCCGGCGATGGCGAGCACGCCCCCACCCGTGGGTTACTTCACCGGGGACGCGGGCGCCCCGCACGACGGCGACACCGACTACCGCCTGCAGTGCCAGTACACGCCGTTCACGTCGATGGTGAACGTCAGCCAGCTGCCGGCCATCGCGGTGCCGACGCTGACCACCGTCGCCGGGCTCTCGATGGGGGTGCAGTTCATCGGCCG
- a CDS encoding rhodanese-like domain-containing protein gives MSDFETVEVGEIPTGALVLDVREDYEWVAGHATGAVHIPMNEIPERLEELDPDADTYVICRTGGRSAQVAAYLTAHGYVAFNVAGGSGAWLEADLPLTSENGEEPTVR, from the coding sequence ATGAGTGACTTCGAGACGGTCGAGGTCGGCGAGATCCCGACCGGTGCCCTGGTACTCGACGTCCGCGAGGACTACGAGTGGGTGGCGGGTCACGCCACCGGTGCCGTGCATATTCCGATGAACGAGATCCCGGAGCGCCTCGAGGAGTTGGACCCCGACGCGGACACCTACGTCATCTGCCGGACCGGCGGCCGCTCGGCGCAGGTCGCCGCCTACCTGACTGCGCACGGCTACGTCGCGTTCAACGTCGCCGGCGGTTCCGGCGCCTGGCTTGAGGCAGACCTCCCCCTGACCAGCGAGAACGGCGAAGAACCCACCGTTCGTTAG
- the pheA gene encoding prephenate dehydratase translates to MIFTYLGPAGTFTESALLQVPGAAEAERVPATSVNNALDRVREGAADAAMVPIENSVEGGVSATLDSIATGGSLQIVAEALVPITFDLVVRDGIEEPGQIRTVATHGHAWAQCRSWSEANMPTAEFIPASSTAAGALSILDEKSDVDAAICSPLVAQENPLKVLRHGIEDNAGAVTRFVLVRRPGSIPEPTGRDKTTVVIPLPEDRPGGLMEILEQFAARGVNLSRIESRPTGQGLGNYFFSVDTHGHIGEARMADALAGLHRISPNLRFLGSYPAAGPAQIDPPSLKRHNTDEAFAQAAEWVASIRGAGS, encoded by the coding sequence ATGATCTTCACGTACCTGGGCCCGGCGGGCACCTTCACCGAATCCGCACTGCTGCAGGTTCCCGGCGCCGCTGAGGCGGAACGGGTGCCGGCGACGAGCGTGAACAACGCGCTGGACCGCGTCCGCGAGGGCGCGGCTGACGCGGCGATGGTACCGATCGAGAACTCCGTCGAGGGCGGCGTCTCGGCGACGCTGGACTCGATCGCAACGGGCGGAAGCCTGCAGATCGTGGCTGAGGCGCTCGTGCCGATCACGTTCGACCTCGTCGTGCGCGACGGGATCGAGGAGCCGGGGCAGATCAGGACGGTCGCGACCCACGGCCACGCGTGGGCGCAGTGCCGCAGCTGGTCGGAGGCGAACATGCCGACGGCCGAGTTCATCCCGGCCTCGTCGACGGCCGCGGGGGCCCTGTCGATCCTGGACGAGAAATCCGACGTCGACGCCGCGATCTGCTCGCCGCTCGTTGCCCAGGAGAACCCGCTGAAGGTGCTGCGCCACGGCATCGAGGACAACGCCGGTGCGGTCACCCGCTTTGTCCTGGTGCGTCGGCCGGGGTCGATCCCGGAGCCGACCGGCCGGGACAAGACGACTGTCGTCATCCCCCTGCCCGAGGACCGGCCGGGCGGGCTGATGGAGATCCTGGAACAGTTCGCCGCCCGCGGCGTGAACCTCTCCCGCATCGAGTCGCGCCCCACGGGGCAGGGCCTCGGCAACTACTTCTTCTCGGTCGACACGCACGGGCACATCGGGGAGGCCCGCATGGCCGACGCGCTCGCCGGCCTGCACCGGATCAGCCCGAACCTGCGGTTCCTCGGGTCCTACCCTGCGGCCGGCCCGGCGCAGATCGATCCGCCCTCGCTCAAGCGCCACAACACCGACGAGGCGTTCGCCCAGGCGGCTGAGTGGGTGGCGTCGATCCGCGGGGCGGGCAGCTAG
- a CDS encoding diacylglycerol/lipid kinase family protein: MYLEILALLLVIVAVVVAVVALVSVRALRTRLSRIEDEAPETQRDGERIGVVLNPSKKGAALALDQLNAACANAGRPAPAVYRTTAEDPGYAMARAALADGCTTVIAGGGDGTVRAVAEVMSGREEIMALLPLGTGNLLARNLDIEVDNGDSWLAGALFGTVRKIDAARVRLVRDDGSEETKVFAVIAGIGFDAEMMDATDSELKARLGAVAYAEAGFRKMPGARKAVRIRLDDGEARELKTRSVMIANCGRLQGGVQLAPDARIDDGVLDVVVMSPRSLAGWGWIALKGLVRSRSYDPIVNFAQCRKISLICDEPIAAQLDGDTDGYVRELDVEVLPGALSIRC; encoded by the coding sequence ATGTATCTTGAGATCCTCGCCCTTTTGCTCGTGATCGTCGCGGTGGTCGTCGCCGTCGTCGCTCTGGTCTCCGTTCGCGCCCTCAGGACCCGGCTCAGCCGCATCGAGGATGAGGCTCCGGAGACCCAACGCGACGGCGAGCGCATCGGCGTCGTCCTGAATCCTTCGAAGAAGGGCGCGGCGCTGGCACTTGACCAGCTCAACGCGGCGTGCGCGAACGCGGGCCGGCCGGCGCCCGCCGTCTATAGGACCACCGCGGAAGACCCCGGCTACGCGATGGCGCGGGCCGCGCTGGCGGACGGGTGCACCACCGTGATCGCCGGCGGCGGCGACGGCACCGTGCGCGCGGTCGCCGAGGTGATGAGCGGGCGCGAGGAGATCATGGCGCTGCTGCCGCTGGGCACGGGCAATTTGCTGGCGCGCAACCTGGACATCGAAGTCGATAACGGCGACTCATGGCTCGCGGGTGCCCTGTTCGGTACGGTTCGCAAGATCGACGCCGCCCGGGTCCGGCTCGTGCGCGACGACGGCAGCGAGGAGACGAAGGTGTTCGCGGTCATCGCGGGCATCGGGTTCGACGCCGAAATGATGGACGCGACCGATTCGGAACTCAAAGCGCGCCTCGGCGCCGTCGCTTACGCGGAGGCGGGATTCCGCAAGATGCCGGGGGCGCGCAAGGCGGTCCGGATCCGACTCGACGACGGCGAGGCGCGCGAGCTGAAGACCCGCTCCGTCATGATCGCGAACTGTGGCCGACTTCAGGGCGGCGTGCAGCTCGCCCCGGACGCGCGGATCGACGACGGCGTCCTCGACGTCGTCGTGATGAGCCCGCGATCGCTCGCCGGGTGGGGATGGATCGCCCTCAAGGGCCTGGTCCGCAGCCGCTCGTACGACCCGATCGTCAACTTCGCCCAGTGCCGGAAGATCTCGCTGATCTGCGACGAACCGATCGCCGCGCAGCTCGACGGCGACACGGACGGCTACGTGCGCGAGCTCGACGTCGAGGTGCTACCCGGGGCCCTGAGCATCCGCTGCTGA
- the serS gene encoding serine--tRNA ligase: MIDVKELVENPDVFRASQRDRGADESLVDQIIAADVSRRESIASFESLRAEQKAFGKKVAQAKGEEKQALLAEVKELAAQVKAAEAAADAAQTELSSLQRAFPNLVSAGVPAGGEDDFSVVKHVGTPRDFAAEGFEPRDHLEIAELIGAIDMERGAKVSGSRFYFLKGVGARLEIALMNMALDLALQNDFTPMITPTLVRPETMQGTGFDVAHDDEIYRLERDDLYLTGTSEVALAGYHADEIMDLSAGPQRYAGWSSCYRREAGSAGKDTRGIIRVHQFNKLEMFIYTSLENAEAEHAKMLAWEEEMLAKVGLPYRVIDTAAGDLGMSAARKFDCEAWVPTQGKYRELTSTSNCTTFQARRLNIRERQVGADGKPGKTRPVATLNGTLATTRWIVAILEQHQNADGSVTVPEALRPYLGGLETLPVL; encoded by the coding sequence GTGATCGACGTAAAAGAACTCGTAGAGAATCCAGACGTATTCCGTGCCTCGCAGCGTGACCGCGGTGCGGACGAGTCCCTCGTGGACCAGATCATCGCGGCGGACGTCTCCCGCCGCGAGTCGATCGCCTCCTTCGAGTCCCTGCGTGCGGAGCAGAAGGCCTTCGGCAAGAAGGTCGCCCAGGCCAAGGGTGAGGAGAAGCAGGCGCTGCTGGCCGAGGTTAAGGAACTGGCCGCCCAGGTCAAGGCCGCCGAAGCCGCCGCGGACGCGGCGCAGACCGAGCTGAGCTCCCTCCAGCGGGCCTTCCCCAACCTGGTCTCCGCGGGCGTTCCGGCCGGCGGCGAGGACGACTTCTCCGTCGTCAAGCACGTCGGCACGCCCCGTGACTTTGCCGCGGAGGGCTTCGAACCGCGCGACCACCTCGAGATCGCCGAGCTGATCGGCGCGATCGACATGGAGCGCGGTGCCAAGGTCTCCGGGTCGCGTTTCTACTTCCTCAAGGGCGTCGGCGCCCGCCTCGAGATCGCCCTCATGAACATGGCGCTCGACCTGGCCCTGCAGAACGACTTCACGCCGATGATCACGCCGACCCTGGTGCGCCCGGAGACGATGCAGGGGACCGGCTTCGATGTCGCCCACGACGATGAGATCTACCGCCTCGAGCGCGACGACCTGTACCTGACGGGCACCTCCGAGGTGGCGCTCGCGGGCTACCACGCCGACGAGATCATGGACCTCTCCGCGGGTCCGCAGCGCTACGCCGGCTGGTCCTCGTGTTACCGCCGCGAGGCCGGTTCGGCGGGCAAGGACACCCGCGGCATCATCCGCGTGCACCAGTTCAACAAGCTGGAGATGTTCATCTACACCTCGCTCGAGAACGCCGAGGCCGAGCACGCGAAGATGCTCGCCTGGGAAGAGGAGATGCTCGCCAAGGTCGGCCTGCCGTACCGCGTGATCGACACGGCCGCCGGCGACCTCGGTATGAGTGCGGCCCGCAAGTTCGACTGCGAGGCCTGGGTCCCGACGCAGGGCAAGTACCGCGAGCTGACCTCGACGTCGAACTGCACCACGTTCCAGGCGCGCCGCCTGAACATCCGCGAGCGCCAGGTCGGCGCTGACGGCAAGCCGGGCAAGACGCGCCCCGTGGCCACGCTGAACGGCACGCTGGCCACGACGCGCTGGATCGTCGCGATCCTCGAGCAGCACCAGAACGCCGACGGTTCCGTCACGGTCCCCGAGGCCCTGCGCCCGTACCTGGGCGGCCTGGAGACCCTCCCGGTCCTGTAG
- a CDS encoding PucR family transcriptional regulator, with amino-acid sequence MTATLRTLIKDSNLGLRLRTRPADDSSLDEPLTWVASSDLADPTPFLSAGNALLTTGAQFRSDEPVPYTEYVARLLEHGIVGLGFGLGVLRESVPDPLLRACDEAGLPLFEVPYRVPFLAVIHHVADSVAASRHARENWALSAQRAISFAALRTDGLESCLSELARQLGSWVALFDADGRRAHLTGPGSTTVGEPALAVIVESEVERLLARGQRSSSTAEHDDVSLTFQTIGRRGELRGVLVLGGAPGIGGLDQAARTVVSSVIALVGLALEQSRSLTRSRAALRTGLLAALTAGDVRLVKDIAQRMKSPLPPEPVHVLQLEVPEARLDRLRDWLEDRMSTHPGSLFAGREEDGVVVLTAEAETAATVRRLAGTYADRVGVSDPHAYADLSAGLRQARAACERARARDEPSATFSEIAASDMADLLPEQRARDVARSLLDPLTRHDDANATDLTGALRVWLEHNGQWEPAARELGVHRHTLKARISLIERVLGQSLAGFDGRANVWLALRALD; translated from the coding sequence ATGACCGCGACGCTGCGCACCCTCATCAAGGACTCGAACCTCGGCCTGCGGCTGCGCACCCGGCCCGCAGACGACTCGTCGCTCGACGAGCCGCTGACATGGGTGGCCAGCTCCGACCTCGCGGATCCGACGCCATTCCTCAGCGCCGGCAACGCCCTGCTGACCACGGGCGCGCAGTTCCGCAGCGACGAACCCGTCCCGTACACGGAGTACGTCGCCCGCCTCCTCGAGCACGGGATCGTCGGGCTCGGCTTCGGCCTGGGGGTCCTGCGCGAAAGCGTGCCCGATCCCCTGCTTCGCGCGTGCGACGAAGCGGGCCTTCCCCTCTTCGAGGTCCCCTACCGGGTTCCGTTCCTCGCCGTGATCCACCACGTCGCCGACAGCGTCGCCGCATCCCGTCACGCGCGCGAGAACTGGGCGCTCAGCGCCCAGCGCGCCATCTCCTTCGCGGCGCTGCGCACCGACGGGCTGGAATCCTGCCTCTCCGAGCTCGCCCGCCAGCTCGGTTCGTGGGTGGCACTGTTCGACGCCGACGGCCGGCGTGCGCATCTCACCGGCCCGGGCTCCACCACCGTGGGCGAGCCGGCCCTGGCCGTGATCGTCGAATCCGAGGTCGAACGGCTGCTCGCTCGCGGCCAGCGCTCGAGCTCGACCGCCGAGCACGACGACGTCTCGCTCACCTTCCAGACCATCGGCCGCCGGGGCGAGCTGCGCGGGGTCCTGGTCCTGGGCGGTGCGCCCGGCATCGGCGGCCTCGATCAGGCCGCGCGCACGGTCGTCTCGAGCGTCATCGCGCTCGTGGGCCTGGCGCTCGAGCAGAGCCGGTCACTCACGCGTTCCCGCGCGGCACTGCGCACCGGGCTGCTGGCCGCGCTGACGGCCGGCGACGTGCGGCTCGTGAAGGACATCGCGCAGCGCATGAAGTCGCCGCTTCCCCCCGAGCCGGTGCACGTGCTGCAACTCGAGGTGCCCGAGGCCCGCCTCGACCGGCTCCGCGACTGGCTCGAGGACCGCATGAGCACTCACCCCGGAAGCCTCTTCGCCGGGCGCGAGGAGGACGGCGTCGTCGTGCTGACCGCGGAGGCGGAGACCGCGGCGACCGTGCGGCGGCTCGCCGGGACGTACGCGGATCGGGTCGGAGTCTCCGACCCGCACGCCTACGCCGATCTGTCAGCCGGACTGCGGCAGGCGCGGGCCGCGTGCGAGCGGGCCCGCGCGCGCGACGAACCGAGCGCGACGTTCTCCGAGATCGCCGCGTCGGACATGGCCGACCTGCTGCCCGAGCAGCGCGCCCGTGACGTGGCGCGCTCGCTCCTGGACCCGCTGACCCGGCACGACGACGCCAACGCGACGGACCTGACCGGGGCGCTGCGGGTGTGGCTCGAGCACAACGGCCAGTGGGAGCCGGCGGCGCGCGAGCTCGGGGTGCACCGGCACACGCTCAAGGCGCGGATCTCGCTGATCGAGCGCGTGCTGGGGCAGTCCCTGGCCGGTTTCGACGGGCGGGCGAACGTCTGGCTGGCGCTGCGGGCGCTCGACTGA
- the gabT gene encoding 4-aminobutyrate--2-oxoglutarate transaminase encodes MTAVPTAAIKGGPSLPQKRELVTEIPGPRSRELMERKLNSVSAAVGTTLPVFAEAAGAGVVVDVDGNSLIDLGSGIAVTGVGNSAPRVVEAVQRQVEQFTHTCFMVTPYDSYVEVAEALNRLTPGDHAKRTALFNSGAEAVENAVKIARTYTKKQAVVAFDHAYHGRTNLTMAMTAKNMPYKHGFGPFASEVYRAPMSYPYKDGELTGPEAAKRAISVIEKQVGAENLAAIVIEPIQGEGGFIVPADGFLATLTEWAAANGVVFIADEVQTGFARTGAMFACDHEGIVPDLIVTAKGIAGGLPLSAVTGRAEIMDAPHAGGLGGTYGGNPIACAAALATIETYEQDGLIEAAREIEKTIKGRFTELAQRDGRIGDVRGRGGMIAIELVDAETGEPDAALTGTVAKAAHAAGVIVLTCGTYGNVFRFLPPLNIPIDLLNEGLDVVVEALENAK; translated from the coding sequence ATGACTGCAGTTCCCACCGCCGCCATCAAGGGCGGCCCCTCCCTGCCGCAGAAGCGCGAGCTCGTCACTGAGATCCCCGGTCCGCGTTCGCGCGAACTGATGGAGCGCAAGCTGAACTCCGTTTCCGCCGCTGTGGGAACCACTCTGCCGGTGTTCGCCGAGGCGGCCGGAGCCGGCGTCGTCGTCGACGTCGACGGCAACTCCCTGATCGACCTGGGCTCCGGCATCGCCGTGACCGGCGTCGGCAACAGCGCCCCGCGCGTCGTCGAGGCCGTCCAGCGCCAGGTCGAGCAGTTCACGCACACGTGCTTCATGGTCACCCCGTACGACTCCTACGTGGAGGTCGCCGAGGCCCTGAACCGCCTGACCCCGGGCGACCACGCCAAGCGCACCGCGCTGTTCAACTCGGGTGCCGAGGCCGTCGAGAACGCGGTCAAGATCGCCCGCACGTACACCAAGAAGCAGGCCGTTGTGGCCTTCGACCACGCCTACCACGGCCGCACGAACCTCACGATGGCGATGACGGCGAAGAACATGCCGTACAAGCACGGCTTCGGGCCGTTCGCCTCCGAGGTCTACCGCGCCCCGATGTCGTACCCCTACAAGGACGGCGAGCTGACCGGCCCCGAGGCCGCGAAGCGCGCGATCTCCGTGATCGAGAAGCAGGTCGGCGCCGAGAACCTGGCCGCCATCGTGATCGAGCCGATCCAGGGCGAGGGCGGCTTCATCGTCCCGGCCGACGGCTTCCTCGCGACCCTGACCGAGTGGGCCGCCGCCAACGGCGTCGTCTTCATCGCCGACGAGGTCCAGACGGGCTTCGCCCGCACCGGCGCCATGTTCGCGTGCGACCACGAGGGGATCGTCCCCGACCTGATCGTCACGGCCAAGGGCATCGCCGGCGGCCTGCCGCTCTCCGCGGTCACCGGCCGCGCCGAGATCATGGACGCCCCGCACGCGGGCGGCCTCGGCGGCACCTACGGCGGCAACCCGATCGCGTGCGCCGCGGCGCTCGCCACGATCGAGACCTACGAGCAGGACGGGCTCATCGAGGCCGCCCGCGAGATCGAGAAGACCATCAAGGGCCGCTTCACCGAGCTGGCTCAGCGCGACGGCCGCATCGGCGACGTCCGCGGCCGCGGCGGCATGATCGCGATCGAGCTCGTCGACGCTGAGACCGGCGAGCCCGACGCGGCGCTGACCGGCACGGTCGCCAAGGCCGCCCACGCCGCCGGCGTGATCGTGCTGACGTGCGGCACTTACGGGAACGTCTTCCGTTTCCTGCCGCCGCTGAACATCCCCATCGACCTGCTCAACGAGGGCCTCGACGTCGTCGTGGAAGCACTGGAGAACGCCAAATGA
- a CDS encoding NAD-dependent succinate-semialdehyde dehydrogenase, protein MTITTETTASAAERELLARVPTGLYIDGAWVATEATIDVQDPATGEVIAQIADADVEHGVAALDAAVAAQAAWAATAPRKRSDILRRAFDLLQERREDFALLMSIEMGKPLAEANGEVTYGGEFLRWFSEEAVRIGGRYGSTPEGTGQMVVSQRPVGPCFLITPWNFPLAMATRKIAPALAAGCTVVVKPATLTPLTTLYFAQLLEDAGVPAGVVNVVTTTKTGAVSSRIIEDDRLRKLSFTGSTGVGQKLMEQSAKGILRTSMELGGNAPFVVFEDADLDKAVDGAMAAKFRNIGQACTAANRFIVHESVADEFARRVTERVNAFKIGRGTEEGVAIGALIDAKAVAKADELVGDAVERGATVLTGGEVLPGPGTFYAPTVITGVTADAKILSEEIFGPVLAIATFSTEEEGVALANDTEYGLASYVFTEDLDRGQRMIEALETGMMGLNIGVMSNAAAPFGGVKASGIGREGGSEGIHEYLSTKYTLIPNS, encoded by the coding sequence ATGACCATCACGACCGAGACCACCGCGAGCGCGGCCGAGCGCGAGCTGCTCGCCCGCGTGCCCACCGGCCTCTACATCGACGGCGCCTGGGTCGCGACCGAGGCGACGATCGACGTGCAGGACCCCGCCACGGGTGAGGTCATCGCGCAGATCGCCGACGCCGACGTCGAGCACGGCGTGGCAGCCCTCGACGCGGCCGTCGCCGCGCAGGCCGCCTGGGCCGCGACGGCCCCGCGCAAGCGTTCGGACATCCTCCGCCGCGCCTTCGATCTGCTGCAGGAGCGCCGCGAGGACTTCGCGCTGCTCATGTCGATCGAGATGGGCAAGCCGCTGGCCGAGGCCAACGGCGAGGTCACCTACGGCGGCGAGTTCCTGCGCTGGTTCTCCGAGGAGGCCGTGCGCATCGGCGGCCGCTACGGGTCCACCCCCGAGGGCACCGGCCAGATGGTCGTCTCCCAGCGCCCCGTCGGCCCGTGCTTCCTCATCACCCCGTGGAACTTCCCGCTGGCCATGGCGACCCGCAAGATTGCCCCGGCGCTCGCCGCCGGCTGCACCGTGGTGGTCAAGCCCGCGACGCTCACCCCGCTGACGACCCTCTACTTCGCGCAGCTGCTCGAGGACGCCGGAGTGCCGGCTGGCGTCGTCAACGTGGTCACGACGACGAAGACAGGCGCCGTCTCCTCGCGCATCATCGAGGACGACCGACTGCGCAAGCTCAGCTTCACCGGTTCCACGGGCGTCGGCCAGAAGCTCATGGAGCAGTCGGCCAAGGGCATTCTGCGCACCTCGATGGAGCTCGGCGGCAACGCCCCGTTCGTCGTCTTCGAAGACGCGGACCTGGACAAGGCGGTCGACGGCGCGATGGCCGCAAAGTTCCGCAACATCGGTCAGGCGTGCACCGCTGCGAACCGGTTCATCGTGCACGAGTCCGTCGCCGACGAGTTCGCCCGTCGCGTCACGGAGCGCGTGAACGCGTTCAAGATCGGCCGCGGCACGGAGGAGGGCGTCGCGATCGGCGCGCTCATCGACGCCAAGGCCGTGGCGAAGGCGGACGAACTGGTGGGCGACGCCGTCGAACGCGGCGCCACCGTCCTGACCGGGGGCGAGGTGCTGCCCGGACCGGGCACGTTCTACGCCCCGACCGTGATCACCGGCGTCACCGCCGACGCGAAGATCCTCTCCGAGGAGATTTTCGGACCCGTGCTCGCGATCGCCACCTTCTCCACCGAGGAGGAGGGCGTCGCCCTGGCCAACGACACCGAGTACGGCCTGGCGTCCTACGTCTTCACCGAGGATCTGGACCGCGGCCAGCGCATGATCGAGGCGCTGGAGACCGGCATGATGGGCCTGAACATCGGCGTCATGTCCAACGCGGCGGCCCCCTTCGGCGGCGTCAAGGCCTCCGGCATCGGCCGCGAGGGCGGCTCCGAGGGCATCCACGAGTACCTCTCCACCAAATACACGCTGATCCCGAACAGCTGA
- a CDS encoding universal stress protein, whose product MKILVGYTHTAGGADALRLGTQLAQAFDAPLEIAMVVTGDAGGLRHVRDTAAGWLAEALAAVPEGVAASTHLEFAESAAAGLLGASRNLGTTLIVVGGRERSGSVSNALLHASRVPVAVAPAGHADADPAPLRRVTAAVGLRPGAEAVMRAGVLSAQRAGADLRVLSLVTLDARALGSEAEGEALAAAHGDRVRAFVREVSPDGLAPEVAVAAGRRIEDAVRRVEWEDGEIVLVGSSRLASLGRTFLGSTAGKMLRALPVPLVIVPRDMEPTFEDKEPTS is encoded by the coding sequence ATGAAGATCCTCGTGGGCTACACCCACACGGCCGGCGGGGCCGATGCCCTGCGGCTCGGCACCCAGCTCGCGCAGGCCTTCGACGCGCCGCTCGAGATCGCCATGGTGGTCACGGGCGACGCCGGCGGGCTGCGGCACGTGCGGGACACGGCCGCCGGCTGGCTGGCGGAGGCGCTCGCTGCCGTGCCCGAGGGCGTGGCCGCGAGCACTCACCTGGAGTTCGCCGAGTCGGCCGCCGCGGGGCTGCTGGGAGCGAGCCGGAATCTCGGAACGACCCTGATCGTGGTCGGAGGCCGGGAGCGCTCGGGCAGCGTCAGCAACGCCCTGCTGCACGCCTCCCGTGTGCCCGTTGCCGTGGCTCCGGCAGGGCATGCCGATGCGGACCCGGCCCCGCTGCGCCGGGTGACGGCCGCCGTCGGGCTGCGCCCCGGTGCCGAGGCCGTGATGCGCGCCGGCGTCCTGTCGGCGCAGCGCGCCGGTGCCGACCTGCGGGTCCTCTCCCTCGTGACGCTCGACGCCCGCGCGCTCGGCTCCGAGGCGGAGGGCGAGGCCCTCGCCGCCGCGCACGGGGACCGGGTGCGTGCCTTCGTGCGCGAAGTGTCGCCCGACGGCCTCGCGCCCGAAGTCGCCGTCGCCGCGGGGCGCAGGATCGAGGACGCCGTGCGTCGCGTGGAGTGGGAGGACGGGGAGATCGTGCTCGTCGGCTCCTCCCGGCTCGCGAGCCTCGGGCGGACCTTCCTGGGCAGCACCGCCGGCAAAATGCTGCGGGCCCTGCCCGTACCCCTGGTCATCGTCCCCCGGGACATGGAACCGACTTTCGAGGACAAGGAACCCACATCATGA